From the Maioricimonas rarisocia genome, one window contains:
- a CDS encoding 3'(2'),5'-bisphosphate nucleotidase translates to MSGSYENELAVALEAVRAAAEVCQSVQASITPDVLEKKDRSPVTVADYASQAVVCRALAEAFPDDPVIGEEDSAALQQPDQAPFLNRVKEELGKVGIDGTPEEICGWIDRGGQSEYSNRFWTLDPIDGTKGFLRGEQYAIALALIVDGKPQLGVLGCPNLPTAEPWDGQPGCLFSAVAGEGAATWSMEDSDAAPVMVRVSETSDPASAVMCESVESGHSSHGHSAQLAEKLNISGQPVRLDSQAKYAVVARGEADMYLRLPTRKDYNEKIWDHAAGVLVVLEAGGTVTDLAGRELDFTHGRELRENRGVIVTNGPLHSAVLETLGAIGVA, encoded by the coding sequence ATGTCGGGCAGTTACGAGAACGAATTGGCAGTGGCTCTCGAAGCCGTGCGGGCTGCCGCCGAGGTCTGTCAGTCGGTCCAGGCGAGCATCACTCCGGACGTTCTGGAAAAGAAAGACCGCAGCCCGGTCACCGTCGCGGACTATGCCAGCCAGGCAGTTGTCTGTCGGGCGCTGGCCGAAGCGTTTCCCGACGATCCGGTCATTGGCGAAGAGGATTCCGCGGCACTGCAGCAGCCGGACCAGGCCCCCTTTCTGAACCGGGTGAAAGAAGAACTCGGCAAAGTCGGCATCGACGGCACTCCGGAAGAGATCTGCGGCTGGATCGATCGGGGGGGCCAGAGCGAGTACAGCAACCGCTTCTGGACGCTCGATCCGATCGACGGCACGAAGGGATTTCTGCGGGGCGAGCAGTACGCGATTGCCCTGGCACTCATCGTCGATGGCAAGCCGCAGCTGGGTGTGCTCGGCTGTCCGAACCTGCCGACCGCCGAGCCGTGGGATGGCCAGCCGGGATGTCTGTTTTCGGCCGTGGCGGGCGAAGGAGCCGCGACATGGTCGATGGAAGACAGCGATGCCGCTCCGGTGATGGTCCGCGTGAGCGAAACGTCCGATCCGGCCAGTGCCGTGATGTGCGAATCGGTCGAATCGGGGCACAGCTCCCACGGTCACTCGGCTCAGTTGGCCGAGAAGCTGAACATCTCCGGGCAGCCGGTTCGCCTGGACAGTCAGGCCAAGTACGCGGTGGTGGCCCGGGGCGAAGCGGATATGTATCTGCGGCTTCCGACGCGGAAAGATTACAACGAGAAGATCTGGGACCACGCGGCTGGCGTACTGGTCGTCCTCGAAGCGGGCGGAACGGTGACCGATCTGGCGGGGCGGGAACTGGACTTTACGCACGGCCGTGAACTCCGCGAAAACCGCGGTGTCATTGTTACGAACGGCCCGCTGCATTCTGCTGTGCTGGAGACGCTCGGCGCGATCGGCGTTGCCTGA
- a CDS encoding SLC13 family permease, with amino-acid sequence MFELAAAFRGTQIGITLGVLGLAIVSLMVTHSGPDIVLLACLGLLLILGVIDPHEAFKGFGNEGLVTVGILFIVAEGIQQTGAVSYLVQQLLGRPRSSASAQFRLMGPTAAMSAFLNNTPVVAILMPILDDWAKKYRLSVSQLMIPLSYSAILGGLCTLIGTSTTLVVNGLLIEYAGEPSLGMFEIAWVGLPCCLVGIVYILLVSRFLLPDRKPAIDPLSDPREYTVEMVVDPSSPLVGRTIEAAGLRHLPGMFLLEIERSGHILPAVSPNERIQGNDRLVFVGVVESIVDLQRIPGLTPATDQVFKLDSPRFERCLIEAVVSDSCPIVNMSIREARFRTRYNAAVIAVARNGQRLRGKIGDMRLLPGDTLLLEAHPSFAALRRNSRDFYLVSQVEGSTPVRHERARIAGWIMIGMVVLVTFLGWSMLYASLLAAGMMLATRCVRGTEARRSVDWSVLLTIGAGLGIGQAMEVSGAANFVAHSLIGLAGSDPLMVLTIVYGVTMVFTNLITAKAAAVLIFPVALETAAALGVDFRPFAIGIMIAAAASFATPIGYQTNLMVFGPGGYRYSDYVRFGAPLSVILWAIAVSIIPHVWLFQ; translated from the coding sequence ATGTTCGAGCTGGCGGCAGCGTTTCGCGGTACTCAGATCGGTATCACGCTGGGAGTGCTCGGTCTGGCCATCGTCTCGCTGATGGTGACGCACTCCGGGCCGGACATTGTCCTGCTCGCCTGCCTCGGACTGTTGCTGATTCTCGGCGTTATCGATCCACACGAGGCGTTCAAGGGGTTTGGCAACGAGGGACTGGTCACCGTCGGCATCCTGTTCATCGTGGCCGAAGGGATCCAGCAGACCGGCGCTGTCAGCTACCTGGTACAGCAGCTTCTCGGCCGGCCCAGGTCGTCTGCGTCGGCGCAGTTCCGGCTGATGGGGCCGACGGCCGCCATGAGTGCGTTTCTCAACAACACGCCCGTGGTCGCGATCCTGATGCCGATCCTCGACGACTGGGCCAAAAAGTACCGGCTTTCGGTCTCGCAACTGATGATCCCGCTGAGTTACTCGGCGATCCTCGGGGGCCTGTGCACGCTGATCGGCACCAGCACGACACTGGTCGTGAACGGTCTGCTGATCGAGTACGCCGGCGAGCCGAGCCTGGGCATGTTCGAGATTGCCTGGGTGGGACTCCCCTGCTGCCTGGTCGGGATCGTGTACATCCTGCTCGTCAGCCGATTCCTGCTGCCGGATCGCAAGCCGGCGATCGACCCGCTTTCCGATCCCCGGGAGTACACCGTCGAAATGGTCGTCGATCCGTCGAGCCCTCTCGTCGGGCGGACGATCGAAGCGGCCGGACTGCGGCATCTGCCCGGAATGTTCCTGCTGGAGATCGAACGAAGCGGCCACATTCTGCCTGCTGTTTCGCCTAACGAACGGATTCAGGGGAACGACCGGCTGGTGTTTGTCGGAGTCGTCGAGTCGATCGTCGATCTGCAGCGGATACCCGGCCTGACGCCGGCAACGGACCAGGTCTTCAAGCTGGACAGTCCCCGTTTCGAACGATGCCTGATCGAAGCCGTCGTCTCGGACAGTTGCCCGATCGTCAACATGTCGATCCGTGAGGCCCGGTTCCGGACGCGGTACAACGCGGCGGTGATCGCGGTGGCCCGCAACGGTCAGCGACTGCGGGGAAAGATCGGTGACATGCGGCTGCTTCCCGGCGACACGCTGCTGCTGGAGGCCCATCCCTCGTTTGCCGCCCTGCGACGCAATTCCCGCGACTTCTATCTGGTCAGCCAGGTGGAAGGATCGACGCCCGTGCGGCACGAACGGGCCCGGATCGCCGGCTGGATCATGATCGGCATGGTCGTCCTGGTGACCTTCCTCGGCTGGAGCATGCTGTACGCCTCGCTGCTCGCGGCGGGGATGATGCTGGCGACCCGGTGTGTGCGGGGAACCGAAGCGCGTCGCTCGGTCGACTGGAGCGTGCTGCTGACAATCGGTGCGGGACTGGGGATCGGGCAGGCGATGGAAGTGAGCGGTGCGGCAAACTTTGTCGCCCATTCGCTGATCGGACTGGCCGGTTCGGACCCGCTGATGGTGCTGACGATCGTTTACGGCGTGACGATGGTCTTTACCAACCTGATTACGGCCAAGGCCGCAGCCGTGCTGATCTTCCCCGTTGCGCTCGAAACAGCGGCCGCTCTGGGAGTCGACTTCCGCCCGTTTGCGATCGGCATCATGATCGCCGCAGCGGCCAGCTTCGCGACGCCGATCGGCTACCAGACCAACCTGATGGTGTTCGGTCCCGGCGGATACCGGTACAGCGATTACGTGCGGTTCGGAGCACCCTTGAGCGTGATTCTATGGGCGATTGCGGTCTCGATCATTCCACATGTCTGGTTGTTTCAGTAG
- a CDS encoding glycosyltransferase family 2 protein — MLSIIVPVLNESESLVELHRQILESCTAGDIAFEVIFVDDGSTDGSWEVINRLADEDERVFGIRFRRNFGKAAALTAGMRAIRGDVVMTMDADLQDDPAEIPKFLERLDEGYDVVNGWKERRLDPWHKVYPSKVFNGMVGYLTGLHLHDHNCGLKLFRNDVAGELRLYGEMHRFVPVLAFARGFRVTEVPVHHRPREFGHSKYGVRRFLRGFLDLLTVKFLIGFGQRPQHALGAMGLFFFAIGMLGLGYLSVLWILMNVVGVFAAEPIGSRPLLAYSVAATLLGAQALSLGLLAELIVANTGRERDTYSVAERTGRSGSQRNEPVGSVG, encoded by the coding sequence CTGCTTTCGATCATTGTCCCCGTGTTGAACGAATCCGAGAGCCTTGTCGAGCTGCATCGGCAGATCCTCGAGTCCTGCACGGCCGGCGACATCGCGTTTGAAGTCATCTTCGTCGATGACGGTTCGACCGACGGCTCGTGGGAGGTCATCAACAGGTTGGCGGACGAGGACGAGCGCGTCTTCGGCATCCGTTTTCGCCGCAACTTCGGCAAGGCGGCGGCGCTGACGGCCGGCATGCGTGCGATTCGCGGCGACGTCGTGATGACCATGGATGCGGATCTGCAGGACGACCCGGCCGAGATTCCGAAGTTCCTCGAGCGACTCGACGAGGGATACGACGTTGTCAACGGCTGGAAAGAGCGGCGGCTCGATCCCTGGCACAAGGTGTATCCCAGCAAGGTCTTCAACGGGATGGTCGGTTACCTCACCGGACTGCACCTGCACGACCACAACTGCGGGTTGAAACTGTTTCGTAACGACGTCGCCGGTGAACTGCGGCTCTACGGCGAGATGCACCGCTTCGTGCCGGTCCTCGCGTTCGCCCGCGGTTTCCGCGTCACCGAAGTCCCCGTGCATCACCGTCCGCGCGAGTTCGGGCACTCGAAGTACGGCGTGCGTCGCTTTCTGCGAGGCTTCCTCGATCTGCTGACGGTGAAGTTCCTGATCGGCTTCGGTCAGCGACCTCAGCATGCGCTGGGAGCGATGGGGCTGTTCTTCTTCGCGATCGGTATGCTCGGCCTGGGGTACCTGTCGGTGCTGTGGATTCTGATGAATGTCGTCGGCGTCTTCGCGGCCGAGCCGATTGGTTCGCGGCCCCTGCTTGCCTATTCAGTGGCGGCGACGTTGCTGGGGGCTCAGGCGCTCTCGCTCGGGCTGCTGGCGGAACTGATCGTCGCCAACACTGGACGTGAACGGGACACGTACAGCGTGGCCGAGCGGACGGGACGTTCGGGATCACAGCGGAACGAACCGGTCGGCAGCGTCGGGTAG
- a CDS encoding XdhC family protein, with product MRDVLARLLSAAEAGQPVAYTALVETRGSTPQKAGASMLVFADGSQTGTLGGGCVEAEVKRRALGLLTDGKTELLSFQLDSDYGWDDGLICGGRMQMLVDPLRATDDVAYYQHLRNAVESGTGCTEAVVIDAEKAGLPTGTRLLFDRNGNLLARRGDDGDFSAVVETLRPLSGRPRPYVQGGVSYLPQLTRCRLVIVGAGHVGQAVANLAADVGFDVWMVDDREEYCNPERQPRAERCIVGPIDDVLPGLEITSDTYCIIVTRGHNHDEEALYHLATTDARYVGMIGSKRKIKLIFEDLRREGIAEEQLARVHAPIGFDIGSQTVPEIAVSIVAELVAYRNLPEFQPDSIVRRPLLQKTTD from the coding sequence ATGCGAGATGTTCTTGCCAGACTGCTCTCGGCCGCCGAAGCCGGGCAGCCGGTCGCGTATACCGCGCTGGTCGAAACCCGCGGCTCCACGCCGCAGAAGGCAGGTGCCTCGATGCTTGTCTTCGCAGACGGCAGCCAGACGGGAACACTCGGTGGCGGATGCGTCGAAGCCGAGGTCAAACGTCGCGCACTCGGCCTGCTGACCGACGGGAAAACCGAACTGCTTTCCTTCCAGCTCGACAGCGACTATGGCTGGGACGACGGTCTGATCTGTGGCGGCCGCATGCAGATGCTCGTCGATCCGCTTCGGGCCACGGATGATGTGGCCTACTACCAGCACCTGCGCAACGCGGTCGAGTCGGGCACCGGCTGCACCGAAGCCGTTGTGATCGACGCTGAGAAAGCAGGGCTGCCGACCGGTACGCGACTGCTGTTCGACCGCAACGGCAATCTGCTCGCCCGGCGGGGTGATGACGGGGATTTCTCCGCTGTCGTCGAGACGCTGCGACCGCTCTCCGGGCGTCCCCGTCCGTACGTGCAGGGGGGCGTCTCCTACCTGCCGCAACTGACCAGGTGCCGACTCGTCATCGTCGGTGCCGGCCACGTAGGGCAGGCTGTTGCCAACCTGGCCGCTGATGTCGGCTTCGACGTCTGGATGGTCGACGACCGCGAAGAGTACTGTAATCCCGAGCGACAACCGCGGGCCGAGCGGTGCATCGTCGGGCCCATTGATGATGTGCTGCCGGGCCTCGAGATCACCAGCGACACCTACTGTATCATTGTCACCCGGGGCCACAACCACGACGAAGAGGCCCTCTACCATCTTGCGACGACCGATGCCCGTTACGTCGGAATGATCGGCAGCAAACGGAAGATCAAGCTGATCTTCGAGGATCTGCGTCGTGAAGGGATCGCCGAAGAGCAACTCGCCCGGGTGCATGCCCCGATCGGGTTCGACATCGGTTCACAGACGGTGCCCGAAATCGCCGTCAGCATCGTGGCCGAACTCGTCGCGTACCGTAACCTCCCGGAGTTTCAGCCGGACAGCATCGTCCGCCGTCCACTGCTGCAGAAAACAACCGACTGA
- a CDS encoding Gfo/Idh/MocA family protein, with the protein MSERVQLAFLGIDNPHGFGWRELIRQFPDEIEITALVPGFGGATASLEESLASVPRFETVDELLANASFDAALVCLPNDAGPAAVSRLAEAGKHVLVEKPAAAAADALRPAVERVKEAGVAFQSGYMWRYDECADRLRQMVSDGRFGKLISTEISFVTSDVRRRGPDHYLFDPNVSGVGFFNWLGCHQLDLIIYILQQPIVGVTARVGVFGGTDCEVEDGGTIVLDLADGSLVTFVGGYWLPRWAGESRWCIRGTERWVHWDPVRKGTAGVLEIHGPMPQWIAMEETFETSKEPFPGYGGHLGQAVVRDWLEAIRQPGSSCRNTPGSVLATLELLDAVYRSSREERRVECDIRV; encoded by the coding sequence ATGTCGGAACGGGTGCAGCTGGCGTTTCTGGGGATCGACAATCCTCACGGATTCGGCTGGCGCGAGCTGATCCGCCAGTTTCCCGACGAAATCGAGATCACCGCGCTGGTTCCCGGATTCGGCGGGGCGACCGCGAGTCTCGAAGAATCGCTTGCCAGCGTTCCCCGGTTCGAAACCGTCGATGAACTGCTCGCGAACGCCTCGTTCGACGCGGCCCTGGTCTGCCTGCCGAACGACGCCGGACCTGCCGCAGTGTCTCGTCTGGCCGAAGCTGGCAAGCACGTACTGGTCGAGAAGCCGGCGGCCGCCGCTGCCGACGCGCTCCGTCCTGCCGTCGAGCGGGTGAAGGAGGCGGGCGTTGCGTTTCAGTCCGGCTACATGTGGCGATATGACGAATGTGCGGACCGGTTGCGACAGATGGTTTCTGACGGTCGGTTCGGCAAGCTGATCAGCACCGAGATCAGCTTTGTCACCAGTGATGTCCGGCGCCGCGGGCCTGATCACTACCTGTTCGATCCGAATGTCAGCGGTGTCGGCTTTTTCAACTGGCTGGGCTGCCACCAGCTTGATCTGATCATCTACATTCTGCAGCAGCCGATCGTCGGCGTGACGGCCCGTGTCGGGGTATTCGGCGGGACGGACTGCGAGGTCGAGGATGGCGGGACGATCGTTCTGGACCTGGCTGACGGCAGCCTGGTGACGTTCGTTGGCGGCTACTGGTTGCCCCGATGGGCAGGCGAATCACGGTGGTGTATTCGTGGCACCGAGCGGTGGGTCCACTGGGATCCGGTTCGCAAGGGGACCGCCGGCGTGCTCGAGATCCATGGGCCGATGCCGCAGTGGATCGCGATGGAGGAGACGTTCGAAACGTCGAAAGAGCCGTTTCCCGGCTACGGCGGGCATCTCGGCCAGGCGGTGGTTCGTGACTGGCTGGAAGCAATCCGTCAGCCCGGATCGTCATGCCGGAATACGCCCGGCTCGGTGCTGGCGACGCTCGAACTTCTTGATGCAGTTTACAGGTCTTCGCGTGAGGAACGGCGGGTTGAATGTGACATCCGGGTCTGA
- a CDS encoding serine hydrolase domain-containing protein, with product MTSGSDSSEELRQVLPRAYAVIDRGIHKRLHHGVQLYVSHQGEVVFDGAAGTDGAGRPLTSDTVMLWLSSGKPLTAVMVLQFHERGLLDLHAPVGRYIPEFATKGKEQITIWHLLTHTAGLEPVASGWPRLEWDEILERINRAPLQEGWVPGERAAYDPSRGWFVLGEILRRIDSRPADRIVREDLCEPLGMHDSWMAVPRQVYSIYGPRIARTYSLRDDRLEETHSHTLEVAGSASPGGNFRGPARELGYFYETLLAGGEREGRRILQPEIVALMTERHRRDMVDETFRHKVDFGLGVMIDSNHHGAKTVPYGYGLHSSPRTFGHGGAQSSIGFCDPDNELVVVAIANGCPGEPKHNRRFRELNTAIYEDLSLGGEA from the coding sequence GTGACATCCGGGTCTGACTCTTCGGAAGAACTCCGGCAGGTCCTGCCGCGTGCCTATGCGGTCATCGACCGGGGGATTCATAAACGGCTGCACCATGGGGTGCAGCTGTACGTTTCGCATCAAGGCGAGGTGGTCTTTGACGGCGCTGCAGGAACCGACGGGGCCGGGCGGCCGCTCACCTCGGATACGGTGATGCTGTGGCTCTCGTCGGGCAAGCCGCTGACGGCCGTGATGGTGCTGCAGTTTCACGAGCGGGGACTGCTCGATCTGCATGCTCCCGTCGGCAGGTACATTCCCGAGTTTGCGACCAAAGGCAAAGAACAGATCACGATCTGGCATCTGCTGACCCACACAGCGGGGCTGGAACCGGTCGCCTCCGGATGGCCGCGGCTGGAGTGGGATGAGATTCTCGAACGGATCAACCGGGCACCGCTGCAGGAGGGCTGGGTCCCGGGGGAGCGGGCGGCCTACGATCCCTCACGCGGCTGGTTCGTGCTGGGGGAGATCCTGCGGCGGATCGACTCCCGGCCGGCTGACCGGATTGTCCGGGAGGATCTCTGCGAGCCGCTCGGCATGCATGATTCCTGGATGGCGGTGCCCAGGCAGGTTTACAGCATCTACGGTCCCCGCATCGCGCGGACGTATTCGCTGCGGGATGACCGGCTCGAGGAAACGCACAGTCACACGCTGGAAGTGGCCGGTTCGGCGTCGCCGGGCGGGAACTTCCGCGGCCCGGCCCGGGAGCTGGGGTACTTCTACGAGACGCTGCTGGCCGGCGGGGAACGGGAAGGCCGGCGAATCCTGCAGCCCGAAATCGTGGCGCTGATGACGGAGCGTCATCGTCGGGACATGGTGGACGAGACGTTCCGCCATAAGGTGGACTTCGGTCTGGGGGTGATGATCGATTCGAACCACCACGGGGCGAAGACCGTCCCGTACGGCTACGGGCTGCATTCTTCCCCGCGGACGTTCGGTCATGGCGGGGCTCAGTCGTCGATCGGCTTCTGTGACCCGGACAACGAACTGGTGGTTGTCGCGATCGCCAACGGGTGTCCGGGGGAGCCGAAGCACAATCGCCGGTTCCGCGAATTGAACACAGCGATCTATGAAGACCTGAGTCTCGGGGGTGAGGCTTGA
- a CDS encoding SDR family oxidoreductase, translated as MRFKNRSVIVTGGSKGIGAGCVRVFCSEGALVANLDIDTAAGDALATELNEAGPGRVITIGCDVRDHEQIRAAIEQTVGEFGRLDCIINNAGAHPPATTIDDTSVDDVQSLMQMNFVSTFAGCKYAVPHLRKTRGSIVNVSSMTAVLGQKRSSAYASTKAAQLGLTKALAVELGHEGIRVNAVLPSNVDTPLMREWADTLDDPATALKRVSELQVFGRMASPEEIGRVCLFLASDDASFVTGQGIEAEGGASLDY; from the coding sequence ATGCGTTTCAAGAATCGCAGTGTGATCGTTACAGGCGGAAGCAAGGGCATCGGAGCCGGCTGCGTCCGCGTGTTCTGCAGCGAAGGGGCTCTCGTCGCCAATCTGGACATCGATACGGCCGCGGGCGACGCTCTGGCGACCGAGCTGAACGAAGCCGGCCCCGGGCGGGTCATCACGATCGGCTGCGACGTCCGCGACCACGAGCAGATCCGGGCGGCCATCGAGCAGACCGTCGGAGAGTTCGGCCGCCTGGACTGCATCATCAACAATGCCGGTGCCCATCCCCCCGCAACCACCATCGACGACACCTCGGTCGACGACGTGCAGTCATTGATGCAGATGAACTTCGTGAGCACGTTCGCCGGCTGCAAATACGCAGTCCCCCATCTGCGCAAGACACGGGGATCGATCGTCAACGTCAGCTCGATGACGGCGGTTCTGGGGCAGAAGCGCTCGTCGGCCTACGCCTCAACCAAGGCAGCCCAGCTTGGCCTGACGAAGGCACTGGCAGTCGAACTGGGACACGAGGGAATCCGCGTAAATGCCGTCCTCCCCAGCAACGTCGACACGCCGCTGATGCGGGAGTGGGCCGACACACTCGACGATCCGGCGACGGCTCTGAAACGCGTCTCGGAGCTGCAGGTCTTCGGCCGCATGGCCAGCCCGGAGGAAATCGGCCGCGTCTGCCTGTTTCTGGCGAGCGACGACGCCAGCTTCGTCACAGGGCAGGGGATCGAGGCCGAAGGAGGTGCCAGCCTCGATTACTGA
- a CDS encoding ATP-binding protein, translating into MSSLPEKLTPAEYLEMLRAEQSSPTSPPESTADIIPVNLIGQNGQAADVIAPPPSPPPKPPGEPADASGSDSATDSGDAGDGGATAGSDSVYVNSGRGGVVRKPRRPASEVARGDKHLTELFERVNALLGEREGDEEEPFRPPVPKTLLETGLTAEEIERLVMKYLLQRGAASGREICSQIKLPFAMIEPLLKAWKQEQVLAHKGAAEMGDYIYLITERGRERARRYADECTYFGAAPVSLRDYLRAMEAQSIAHQQATEADLKRAFSDLLISEEMFERLGPAINSGRGMFLFGEPGNGKTSIAERITQCFGKAIWIPRTLGIDGDIIRLFDPGVHEEVTDEAGEGLFDLSGVDQRWVRVVRPTIVAGGELTMAELEVTQNLQTKICEAPLQLKSNCGTLVIDDFGRQTMPVDVLLNRWIVPLEKRYDFLNLPSGKKIQVPFDQLIIFSTNLEPRDLVDGAFLRRIPYKIQVPDPCREHFVKLFEIMAPKMGLVYNEDAVEYLIREHYEKPQRPFRNCQPRDLLLQIRNYCAYREKPKEMTPESFDFAVANYFSVM; encoded by the coding sequence ATGTCGAGCCTTCCCGAGAAACTCACTCCCGCCGAGTACCTGGAGATGCTGCGCGCCGAGCAGTCCTCCCCCACCAGCCCTCCCGAATCGACTGCCGATATCATCCCAGTCAATCTGATTGGCCAGAACGGTCAGGCTGCCGACGTCATTGCGCCGCCTCCCTCCCCGCCTCCGAAACCTCCTGGGGAGCCGGCAGACGCGTCGGGATCGGACTCCGCAACCGATTCAGGCGATGCGGGAGACGGAGGTGCGACGGCCGGCAGTGATTCGGTCTACGTCAATTCCGGACGGGGGGGCGTGGTGCGAAAGCCGCGTCGACCGGCGTCGGAGGTGGCGCGGGGGGACAAACATCTCACCGAACTGTTCGAACGGGTCAATGCGCTGCTGGGAGAACGGGAGGGTGACGAAGAGGAGCCATTCCGCCCACCGGTTCCCAAGACCCTGCTGGAGACGGGACTGACCGCCGAGGAAATCGAGCGGCTGGTGATGAAGTACCTGCTGCAGCGCGGAGCGGCGAGTGGACGCGAGATCTGCAGTCAGATCAAGCTTCCCTTTGCGATGATCGAGCCGCTGCTGAAGGCCTGGAAGCAGGAGCAGGTGCTGGCCCACAAGGGGGCCGCGGAAATGGGGGACTACATCTACCTCATTACCGAACGGGGACGGGAGCGAGCCCGCCGGTACGCTGACGAATGCACGTATTTCGGGGCAGCCCCGGTCAGCCTGCGAGACTACCTGAGGGCCATGGAAGCCCAGAGTATCGCACACCAGCAGGCGACCGAAGCCGATCTCAAACGGGCGTTTTCCGACCTGCTGATCAGTGAGGAGATGTTCGAGCGGCTCGGGCCGGCGATCAACTCCGGCCGGGGGATGTTTCTGTTCGGCGAGCCGGGCAACGGCAAGACGAGTATCGCCGAACGGATCACCCAGTGTTTCGGCAAGGCGATCTGGATTCCCCGTACGCTCGGGATCGACGGGGACATCATCCGGCTGTTCGATCCGGGTGTTCACGAAGAGGTGACAGACGAGGCCGGAGAAGGGCTGTTCGACCTGTCCGGCGTCGACCAGCGGTGGGTTCGGGTCGTGCGTCCGACCATCGTCGCCGGCGGCGAACTGACAATGGCCGAGCTGGAGGTCACGCAGAATCTGCAGACCAAGATCTGCGAAGCCCCGCTGCAGCTGAAGAGTAACTGCGGGACGCTCGTGATCGACGACTTCGGCCGTCAGACGATGCCGGTCGATGTGCTGCTCAACCGCTGGATCGTTCCCCTCGAAAAGCGATACGACTTTCTCAACCTGCCGAGCGGCAAGAAGATTCAGGTTCCGTTCGATCAGCTGATCATCTTCTCGACGAACCTCGAGCCTCGGGACCTGGTGGACGGAGCGTTCCTGCGGCGGATTCCGTACAAGATTCAGGTGCCCGACCCGTGTCGCGAACACTTCGTGAAGCTGTTCGAGATCATGGCGCCGAAGATGGGGCTGGTGTACAACGAAGATGCGGTGGAATACCTGATCCGGGAACACTACGAAAAGCCGCAGCGTCCGTTTCGCAACTGCCAGCCGCGCGACCTGCTGCTGCAGATCCGCAATTACTGTGCGTATCGGGAGAAGCCGAAGGAGATGACGCCCGAAAGCTTCGACTTTGCCGTGGCCAACTACTTCTCGGTCATGTGA
- a CDS encoding response regulator, with the protein MTQPRILVVDDEPSIVDALVYNLTKEGFDVSTAFDGREALAKCQSQAPDLLVLDLMLPVMDGLQVCRHLRSDARTQHIRVLMLTAKGEETDEIVGFSMGADDYVSKPFRVKPLIERIKALLRRRNAPAEAGDKVNIEGIEIDRTNHIVIRNGTELQLTPTEFRLLWTLARQPGRTFTRNELLDCCRGEDANSMERTIDVHVRALRRKLEDDAELIETVRGVGYRCRPSGQRTATPERATSAS; encoded by the coding sequence ATGACGCAGCCGCGAATCCTCGTTGTGGACGACGAGCCGTCAATCGTCGATGCGCTGGTCTATAACCTGACCAAGGAGGGATTCGACGTCTCCACGGCATTCGACGGCCGTGAAGCGTTGGCCAAGTGCCAGAGCCAGGCCCCCGACCTGCTCGTGCTCGACCTGATGCTGCCCGTCATGGACGGTCTGCAGGTCTGCCGCCATCTGCGAAGCGACGCTCGCACGCAGCATATTCGCGTGCTGATGCTCACCGCCAAGGGTGAAGAGACTGACGAAATCGTCGGTTTCAGCATGGGGGCCGACGACTATGTCTCCAAGCCGTTCCGCGTCAAGCCGCTCATCGAGCGAATCAAGGCGCTGCTTCGCCGACGAAACGCTCCGGCCGAAGCAGGTGACAAGGTCAACATCGAAGGCATCGAGATTGACCGGACGAATCACATCGTCATCCGCAACGGCACCGAGCTGCAGCTGACGCCGACCGAGTTCCGTCTGCTCTGGACGCTGGCCCGCCAGCCCGGTCGTACGTTCACCCGCAATGAACTGCTGGACTGCTGCCGCGGTGAAGACGCCAACTCGATGGAGCGGACGATCGACGTTCATGTCCGCGCTCTCCGCCGCAAGCTCGAAGACGACGCCGAGCTGATCGAAACGGTGCGGGGTGTGGGCTACCGGTGTCGTCCCTCCGGCCAGCGGACCGCCACGCCGGAACGGGCCACCTCCGCCAGCTGA